In Desulfobulbus oralis, one DNA window encodes the following:
- the pnp gene encoding polyribonucleotide nucleotidyltransferase, giving the protein MKQTVSAQIGDQSISFETGKMARQANGSVVVSCGETMVLVTVVAEKTGKDLGFLPLTIEYQEKMYAAGRIPGSYFRREIGRPSEREILTCRLIDRPLRPLFPKGYASETQVIATVFSADPQIEPDLLAMNGASMALCLSDIPFAGPVGAARVALIDGQYLLNPTRAQQEKASINLVVAGTKNAVVMVEGKALEASEAEVLEAIFFAHAGIQPLIDVQMQWQQQLGKSKRPVSAPVLDEALKAKVEAAAQPGIETVLNTPGKLERADAYSALCQDVQAQLASEGEEAQAQIGGLLDAFLKGRMRAQILEQGRRLDNRSFTEVRPITCEVGVLPRAHGSALFTRGETQALVISTLGSERDEQHVEGLSGDVFRRFMLHYNFPPFCVGEVRPLRGPSRRDIGHGTLARRGVEPVLPDGDSFPYTLRVVSEILESNGSSSMATVCGSSLALMDAGVPIKAPVAGVAMGLIKEGEQVVVLTDILGDEDHLGDMDFKVVGTSVGITGLQMDIKIDGVDRAVMGRALNQARDGRLHILGRMAEAIAAPRESISRHAPRFLTMHIHPDKIRDIIGPGGKVIREMTTEFDSKIDVEDDGTVKIFSNNTESANALVQRIEEMTAMPEIGRVYEGTVRTIKDFGAFVEILPGTDGMVHISELKHERVKKVTDVVREGDKVRVKVVDIDNHGRIRLSRKAALGPGEE; this is encoded by the coding sequence ATGAAACAGACAGTATCAGCACAGATCGGCGATCAGAGCATCTCCTTCGAAACCGGCAAGATGGCCAGGCAGGCCAATGGCTCGGTGGTGGTTTCCTGTGGTGAAACCATGGTTCTGGTGACCGTGGTGGCGGAAAAGACCGGCAAGGACCTGGGCTTTCTGCCCCTGACCATCGAGTATCAGGAAAAGATGTACGCTGCCGGCCGCATTCCGGGCAGCTATTTTCGCCGGGAAATCGGCCGTCCGAGCGAGCGGGAGATTCTGACCTGCCGCCTGATTGACCGGCCGCTCCGGCCCCTTTTTCCCAAAGGCTACGCTTCGGAGACCCAGGTCATTGCCACGGTCTTTTCCGCTGATCCCCAGATCGAGCCGGACCTCCTGGCCATGAACGGCGCGTCCATGGCGCTCTGCCTCTCCGACATCCCCTTCGCCGGCCCGGTGGGCGCCGCGCGCGTGGCCCTGATCGACGGCCAGTATCTGCTGAATCCGACCCGGGCGCAGCAGGAAAAGGCGAGCATCAACCTGGTGGTGGCGGGCACGAAGAACGCGGTGGTCATGGTGGAAGGCAAGGCGCTGGAGGCCAGCGAGGCCGAAGTGCTGGAGGCCATCTTTTTCGCCCACGCAGGCATTCAACCGCTGATCGACGTGCAGATGCAGTGGCAGCAGCAGCTTGGCAAAAGCAAACGGCCGGTCAGCGCACCGGTGCTTGACGAGGCGCTGAAGGCCAAAGTGGAGGCCGCGGCCCAGCCGGGCATCGAAACCGTGTTGAACACGCCGGGCAAACTCGAGCGGGCCGATGCCTACAGCGCGCTTTGCCAGGACGTGCAGGCGCAGCTCGCCTCGGAGGGCGAGGAGGCGCAGGCGCAGATCGGCGGACTGCTGGATGCCTTTCTGAAGGGCCGGATGCGTGCCCAGATCCTGGAGCAGGGCCGCCGTCTGGACAATCGCTCCTTTACCGAAGTACGGCCCATTACCTGTGAGGTCGGCGTACTGCCCCGGGCCCATGGCTCGGCGCTGTTCACCCGCGGCGAAACCCAGGCTTTGGTCATCAGCACGCTTGGCAGCGAGCGGGACGAGCAGCATGTGGAAGGCCTGAGCGGCGATGTTTTCCGCCGTTTCATGCTCCACTACAATTTTCCGCCCTTCTGCGTGGGCGAGGTTCGCCCCCTGCGGGGGCCCAGCCGCCGCGACATCGGGCATGGCACCTTGGCCCGGCGCGGTGTGGAGCCGGTGCTGCCGGACGGCGACAGCTTTCCCTATACCCTCCGCGTGGTTTCCGAAATCCTGGAGTCCAACGGTTCCTCGTCCATGGCCACGGTCTGCGGCTCCAGTCTGGCGCTCATGGATGCGGGCGTGCCCATCAAGGCGCCGGTCGCAGGCGTGGCCATGGGCTTGATCAAGGAAGGCGAGCAGGTGGTGGTGCTCACCGACATCCTGGGCGATGAAGACCACCTGGGCGACATGGACTTCAAGGTCGTGGGCACCAGCGTGGGCATCACCGGCCTGCAGATGGACATCAAGATCGACGGCGTCGACCGCGCTGTCATGGGACGTGCCCTGAATCAGGCCAGGGACGGCCGGCTGCACATTCTGGGCAGGATGGCAGAGGCCATTGCCGCGCCGCGGGAGAGCATTTCCCGGCATGCGCCGCGTTTCCTCACCATGCACATTCATCCGGACAAGATTCGCGACATCATCGGCCCCGGGGGCAAGGTGATCCGCGAGATGACCACCGAGTTCGACTCCAAGATCGATGTGGAGGATGATGGCACGGTCAAGATTTTCAGTAACAACACCGAGTCCGCCAATGCGCTGGTGCAGCGCATCGAGGAGATGACCGCCATGCCGGAGATCGGGCGCGTGTATGAGGGAACGGTGCGCACCATCAAGGACTTCGGCGCCTTCGTGGAGATCCTGCCTGGAACCGACGGCATGGTGCACATCTCCGAGCTGAAGCACGAGCGGGTCAAGAAGGTGACCGACGTGGTGCGTGAAGGGGACAAGGTCAGGGTCAAGGTGGTCGACATTGACAACCACGGCCGCATCCGCCTGAGCCGCAAGGCCGCGCTTGGGCCGGGGGAGGAATAG
- the rpsO gene encoding 30S ribosomal protein S15, translating into MVQTTEQKKEIIEQFKTHATDTGSCEVQIALITSRIKYLTEHFQTHIKDHHSRRGLLKLVGQRRNLLKYLQKKDITKYRDLIQALGIRK; encoded by the coding sequence ATGGTGCAGACAACAGAGCAGAAAAAAGAGATTATCGAGCAGTTCAAGACCCATGCGACCGATACCGGTTCCTGCGAGGTGCAGATTGCCCTGATCACGAGCCGGATCAAGTACCTGACCGAGCATTTTCAGACGCATATCAAGGATCACCATTCCCGCCGCGGTTTGCTGAAGCTGGTTGGTCAGCGTCGTAATTTGTTGAAGTATTTGCAGAAAAAAGACATCACCAAGTATCGCGACCTCATTCAGGCACTCGGCATCCGCAAGTAG
- the truB gene encoding tRNA pseudouridine(55) synthase TruB — MSEVEAGTAEPVGVYLVDKPAGLSSFAVVRRLRWLLNIRKVGHAGTLDPFASGLLLLCAGRTATRHIETFMAGTKRYLARLQLGVETSTQDPEGQVLSRQAVAVDTAAIRSCLAGMQGEQMQVPPAFSALKHHGRPLYSYARQGIYIEKAARPVQIYRLEMLAYDDRRHELDIAVTCSRGTYIRVLAGDIGTALGCGAHLSALRRTQSGPFGVGEAVDGRLLLGDAGEQGRALLMAARMPVAEAVLRAERHRADSRFQLAGIP; from the coding sequence ATGAGTGAGGTGGAGGCCGGTACGGCGGAGCCGGTCGGCGTTTATCTGGTGGACAAGCCGGCCGGACTGAGTTCCTTTGCCGTGGTACGGCGGCTCCGCTGGCTTCTGAATATCAGAAAAGTCGGTCATGCGGGCACCCTGGATCCCTTTGCCAGCGGCCTGCTGCTGCTCTGTGCGGGCCGCACGGCGACCCGGCATATCGAAACCTTTATGGCAGGCACGAAGCGCTATCTGGCCAGACTGCAACTGGGGGTTGAGACCAGCACCCAGGACCCGGAAGGCCAGGTGCTGAGCCGGCAGGCGGTGGCGGTGGACACGGCGGCCATTCGCTCCTGTCTGGCCGGCATGCAGGGCGAGCAGATGCAGGTTCCGCCCGCCTTTTCGGCCCTGAAACACCATGGCCGGCCGCTCTACAGCTATGCGCGCCAGGGCATTTACATCGAGAAGGCGGCCCGTCCGGTGCAGATTTACCGCCTGGAAATGCTGGCCTACGATGACAGGCGCCACGAGCTGGATATTGCAGTCACCTGCAGCCGGGGCACCTATATCCGCGTGTTGGCGGGGGATATCGGCACGGCCCTGGGCTGCGGCGCCCATCTCTCCGCACTCCGCCGTACGCAGAGCGGCCCCTTTGGGGTCGGAGAGGCGGTCGATGGCCGGCTGCTCCTTGGCGATGCCGGCGAACAGGGCAGGGCGCTGCTCATGGCCGCGAGAATGCCGGTGGCGGAAGCCGTGCTCCGGGCGGAGCGGCACAGGGCGGACAGCCGATTTCAGCTTGCCGGAATTCCCTGA
- a CDS encoding DHH family phosphoesterase, with protein sequence MSLEAIAHVIREKKRFVLCAHYNPDGDAVGSVLGLADMLDHLGREALCFFEEPVPVIYRFLPGSGRVVSDIGVVQGFLRAAGEEGAVITLDCGDRSRVGRYENELLAWHPVLVVDHHHSNPGFGDVNWISPDSAATGEMIFELAQELGLDISPEAAQCLYAAISTDTGSFHYASTSSHTFEVAAALVRAGADPANMANQLYNNFTPGRLRLLHDVLATLKLYHRERIAVIRVTRAMRDRTFTTLEDVEHFVNYPRAIRSVRVAVFLKETEPGHISVSLRAKGQCDVSRIAAHFGGGGHKNASGCTFRDASLDEVHGRILPLIIEGIRAHEAE encoded by the coding sequence ATGTCCCTCGAAGCCATTGCCCATGTGATCCGGGAGAAGAAGCGTTTTGTCCTCTGCGCCCACTACAATCCGGACGGCGATGCGGTGGGCTCCGTGTTGGGCCTGGCCGACATGCTGGATCATCTGGGCAGGGAGGCGCTTTGCTTTTTCGAAGAGCCGGTTCCGGTGATTTACCGTTTTCTGCCGGGCTCGGGCCGGGTGGTGAGCGATATCGGGGTGGTGCAGGGCTTTCTGCGGGCAGCGGGCGAGGAGGGTGCGGTCATCACCCTGGATTGCGGTGACAGGAGCCGGGTGGGCAGGTATGAGAACGAACTGCTGGCCTGGCATCCGGTTCTGGTGGTGGATCACCACCACAGCAACCCAGGTTTTGGCGACGTCAACTGGATCTCGCCGGACAGCGCCGCCACCGGAGAGATGATTTTCGAACTGGCGCAGGAACTGGGCCTGGACATTTCACCCGAGGCGGCCCAATGCCTGTACGCGGCCATCAGCACGGACACCGGCTCCTTTCATTATGCCAGTACGAGCAGCCACACCTTCGAAGTGGCTGCGGCGCTGGTGCGCGCCGGCGCAGACCCGGCAAACATGGCGAACCAGCTCTACAACAACTTCACCCCAGGCCGCCTGCGCCTGCTGCACGACGTTCTGGCCACCCTGAAGCTGTACCACCGGGAGCGCATCGCCGTGATCCGGGTGACCCGGGCCATGCGCGACCGCACCTTCACCACGCTGGAGGATGTGGAACACTTCGTCAACTATCCCCGGGCCATTCGTTCGGTCCGGGTGGCCGTGTTTCTGAAGGAAACCGAACCAGGCCATATCTCCGTGAGCCTGCGGGCCAAGGGCCAGTGCGACGTGTCGAGGATTGCGGCGCACTTTGGCGGCGGCGGGCACAAAAACGCGAGCGGCTGCACGTTTCGCGATGCGAGTTTGGATGAGGTGCATGGCCGGATTCTGCCCCTCATCATCGAGGGCATCAGGGCCCATGAGGCGGAATGA
- the rbfA gene encoding 30S ribosome-binding factor RbfA, translating to MDFDFKLPELARPESKRPRRVAEAVKNELNLLLRRSVSDPRLAGAVLSRVEVSADLKTAKLFVRAERPEERERVMAGAKKARGFFRSHLASVLNLRHTPEILLAYDDVAEEAERVELLLSALERERRTRE from the coding sequence ATGGACTTCGATTTCAAACTGCCGGAGCTGGCCCGGCCGGAAAGCAAGCGGCCCAGGCGGGTGGCCGAGGCTGTCAAGAATGAGCTGAATCTGCTGTTGCGCCGTAGCGTCTCCGATCCCAGGCTTGCGGGCGCCGTCCTGAGCCGGGTCGAGGTCAGTGCGGACCTCAAGACCGCGAAGCTCTTTGTCCGGGCTGAAAGGCCGGAGGAGCGGGAGCGCGTGATGGCGGGCGCGAAGAAGGCCCGCGGTTTTTTCCGCAGCCATCTGGCCAGCGTGCTGAATCTGCGCCATACGCCGGAAATTCTGCTTGCCTATGATGATGTGGCTGAAGAAGCCGAACGGGTGGAGCTGCTCCTGAGCGCACTCGAACGTGAACGCAGGACGCGGGAGTAG
- the infB gene encoding translation initiation factor IF-2: MAKVRVYDLAREFGMKGKELADRLVELGYAVTSHSSTLEDDMVADIRRKMGGEPVSPSVSVGRIEVRGRSESSGPWGGTVVRRRSKADKEEAARQQELAETRALEEEAEAARIRLLAQEQENRESLPAEAAGLSESQAPAVPEQAEAPEPERAVPAEAEPGIGTTAPSAEEPEAVQESGSRESAESRPATAAPPAAKDQTPAQQKRPRVRKVRTTPGPGTEPERPKPLARIVGRMEIPVPSEASASEQRPARPKPGNRPAAPAHDAAVGQDAGRGAARGGKKKDKGNRRVVAVSEDEALDRRMARGSGRKGKGGREDFLGDAEGDYTRQRGGRRKKNPRQARELPQPVAETRAIKRRIKVVASISVADLARHMSVKATEVITALMKLGVMATVNQALDVDTAALVATDFGFEVEQAMHAELEVEALEAMEEEQGGEALPRPPVVTVMGHVDHGKTSILDAIRKTDVALGEAGGITQHIGAYHVQNAQGGGITFVDTPGHAAFTEMRSRGAQVTDIVVLVVAADDGVMEQTKEAIAHAKAAEVPIVVAVNKIDKPGADAERVRRELSDYGLIPEDWGGQTIYCETSAKKGLGIPELLESIQIQADILELKADPSRKARGVVIEAQLHKGRGPVATVLVQEGTLRPGDNFVAGMFSGRVRLLSNERGERVKAAGPAIPVEIQGLSGVPSAGDPFMVVTDEKMAKAVASARQLKARETELASASKVSLDNLFEKMAEQDMKELKVILRADVQGTLEAFGQAAENLSTDTIRVHVLHEGTGSITENDIHLASASNAIVIGFNVRPSVKVKELAGQEGVDVRAYDVIYHALEDIEKAMKGMLEPTFEERVIGTADVRQTFQVPKVGLIAGCTVLSGKMQRNAKVRVLREGVVIYTGKIASLKRFKDDAKEVLTGFECGIGVERFNDIKVGDQLEAFVMDEVEATL, from the coding sequence ATGGCAAAAGTTCGGGTTTACGATCTGGCAAGGGAATTCGGGATGAAGGGCAAGGAACTGGCGGACAGGCTGGTTGAACTGGGCTATGCGGTGACCAGTCACAGCTCCACCCTGGAAGATGACATGGTTGCGGATATTCGCAGGAAAATGGGTGGCGAACCGGTGAGCCCCTCTGTATCGGTGGGCCGGATCGAAGTCAGGGGACGCTCCGAGAGCAGCGGCCCCTGGGGCGGGACTGTTGTGCGGCGGCGTTCCAAGGCGGACAAGGAAGAGGCGGCCCGCCAGCAGGAGCTGGCCGAGACCCGGGCTCTGGAGGAAGAGGCCGAGGCCGCCCGGATCCGGCTCCTGGCCCAGGAGCAGGAAAATCGCGAGTCCCTGCCGGCCGAAGCGGCGGGGCTTTCGGAAAGCCAGGCGCCGGCGGTGCCGGAACAGGCCGAAGCCCCGGAACCGGAGCGGGCGGTGCCGGCCGAAGCGGAGCCTGGGATCGGGACCACGGCCCCCAGTGCCGAAGAGCCGGAAGCGGTGCAGGAGAGCGGGAGCCGGGAAAGCGCCGAATCCCGGCCGGCCACGGCTGCTCCCCCAGCAGCGAAGGACCAGACTCCGGCCCAGCAGAAAAGACCCAGGGTCAGGAAGGTCAGAACCACCCCCGGGCCCGGCACCGAGCCGGAACGGCCGAAACCGCTCGCCAGAATCGTGGGCCGGATGGAAATTCCCGTGCCCAGCGAGGCTTCCGCTTCCGAGCAGCGGCCCGCCAGACCAAAGCCCGGCAACCGTCCGGCAGCCCCGGCGCATGACGCCGCAGTTGGCCAGGATGCGGGCCGCGGCGCTGCCCGTGGTGGCAAGAAAAAGGACAAGGGCAACCGCCGGGTGGTGGCTGTCTCCGAGGACGAGGCGCTCGATCGCCGGATGGCCCGGGGCAGCGGCCGGAAGGGCAAAGGCGGCCGCGAGGATTTTCTGGGCGATGCGGAGGGCGACTACACGCGTCAGCGCGGGGGCAGGAGGAAAAAGAACCCGCGTCAGGCCCGGGAGCTGCCGCAGCCGGTTGCCGAAACCAGGGCCATCAAGCGCCGCATCAAGGTGGTGGCCAGCATCAGCGTGGCCGATCTGGCCAGACACATGAGCGTCAAGGCCACGGAAGTCATCACCGCGTTGATGAAGCTGGGTGTGATGGCAACCGTGAATCAGGCTTTGGACGTGGACACGGCAGCCCTCGTGGCCACGGATTTCGGTTTTGAGGTCGAGCAGGCCATGCACGCGGAGCTGGAAGTCGAGGCTTTGGAGGCCATGGAGGAAGAGCAGGGCGGCGAGGCCCTGCCCCGGCCGCCTGTGGTCACGGTCATGGGCCATGTCGACCACGGCAAGACCTCCATCCTGGACGCCATCCGAAAGACGGACGTGGCCCTGGGCGAGGCCGGCGGCATCACCCAGCACATCGGCGCCTATCATGTGCAGAATGCCCAGGGCGGCGGCATCACCTTTGTCGATACGCCGGGCCATGCGGCCTTCACCGAGATGCGTTCCCGCGGCGCCCAGGTCACGGATATCGTGGTCCTGGTCGTGGCGGCGGACGACGGCGTCATGGAGCAGACCAAGGAGGCCATTGCCCATGCCAAGGCTGCGGAGGTGCCCATTGTGGTGGCGGTCAATAAAATCGACAAGCCCGGCGCCGATGCGGAGCGGGTGCGCCGTGAGCTGAGCGACTACGGCCTGATCCCCGAAGACTGGGGCGGACAGACAATCTACTGCGAAACCTCGGCCAAAAAGGGACTCGGCATTCCCGAACTGCTGGAGTCCATCCAGATTCAGGCCGATATCCTGGAGCTGAAGGCCGATCCCAGCCGCAAGGCCAGGGGCGTGGTCATCGAGGCCCAACTGCACAAGGGGCGGGGCCCGGTGGCCACGGTGCTCGTGCAGGAAGGCACGCTTCGGCCCGGGGACAACTTCGTGGCCGGCATGTTCAGCGGCCGGGTGCGCCTGCTCTCGAACGAGCGCGGCGAGCGGGTCAAAGCCGCGGGCCCGGCCATTCCGGTGGAGATTCAGGGGCTCTCCGGTGTGCCCTCCGCAGGCGATCCCTTCATGGTGGTGACGGACGAGAAGATGGCCAAGGCCGTGGCCTCGGCCCGCCAGCTCAAGGCCCGGGAAACCGAGCTGGCGAGCGCCTCCAAGGTATCTCTGGACAACCTCTTCGAGAAGATGGCCGAGCAGGACATGAAGGAACTGAAGGTCATCCTGCGGGCCGACGTGCAGGGCACGCTGGAAGCCTTTGGCCAGGCAGCGGAGAATCTGTCCACCGACACCATCCGTGTGCATGTGCTGCATGAGGGCACGGGCTCCATTACGGAAAACGACATCCATCTGGCTTCCGCCTCCAATGCCATTGTCATCGGCTTCAACGTCCGCCCCTCTGTCAAGGTCAAGGAACTGGCCGGGCAGGAAGGCGTGGATGTGCGCGCCTATGATGTCATCTATCATGCGCTGGAAGATATCGAAAAGGCCATGAAGGGCATGCTGGAGCCGACCTTCGAGGAGCGGGTCATCGGCACGGCCGATGTGCGCCAGACCTTCCAGGTGCCGAAGGTGGGTCTGATCGCGGGCTGTACGGTGCTTTCCGGCAAAATGCAGCGGAACGCGAAAGTGCGGGTGCTGCGGGAGGGTGTGGTGATCTATACCGGTAAAATCGCCTCCCTGAAGCGCTTCAAGGACGACGCCAAGGAAGTGCTGACCGGCTTCGAGTGCGGCATCGGGGTGGAGCGCTTTAACGATATCAAGGTGGGCGATCAGCTCGAGGCCTTTGTCATGGATGAGGTGGAGGCTACACTGTAG
- the nusA gene encoding transcription termination factor NusA: MAGMENLRRIVDQICRDKGIDRDLLIDAIEEAVRSAVKKKYGGQRDIEVQYNDELGEVEVFQYRTVVEKVVNEAREISLEEARRRDPEAGLDDDIGERLTDISELGRIAAQSAKQVIIHRMREAEREVVYEMYRDREGTVVNGIVQRFERGDMIVNLGRTDALLPRDGQILKQRTYKQGDRIRAYLQQVRRSRSELAEEEAQGRSRYRDAQLILSRTCNEFLVKLFELEVPEIAEGTVKIMGVSRDPGFRAKIAVSSLESDVDPVGACVGLKGSRVQNVVQELQGERIDIVPWSPDPVKYVCNALAPAQVNMVEVDDEHKTLLVVVPDDQLSLAIGRQGQNVRLAYRLLGWRIDVKSQQRYTNLENPGYRSLLLVQGIDENLADRLFAGGILTAAMLAESDTNELVRLLKADEAVVRVVQERAREVASPILSGTEAAGSAASGAEALAGQTEVENDRPDAEQSGSAATGA; encoded by the coding sequence ATGGCGGGCATGGAGAATTTACGCAGGATTGTTGACCAGATTTGTCGGGACAAGGGCATAGACCGGGACCTGTTGATTGATGCCATTGAAGAGGCGGTACGCTCGGCGGTCAAGAAAAAGTACGGCGGGCAGCGCGATATCGAAGTGCAGTACAACGATGAGCTGGGCGAGGTCGAGGTCTTTCAGTACCGCACGGTGGTGGAAAAGGTGGTCAACGAGGCCCGGGAGATTTCCCTGGAAGAGGCGAGACGACGTGACCCGGAAGCCGGGCTGGATGACGATATCGGCGAGCGGCTGACCGATATCTCGGAACTGGGCCGCATTGCCGCCCAGTCGGCCAAGCAGGTCATCATCCACCGCATGCGCGAGGCCGAGCGGGAAGTGGTGTACGAGATGTACCGCGACCGGGAGGGCACGGTGGTGAACGGCATTGTCCAGCGCTTCGAACGCGGCGACATGATCGTCAACCTGGGCCGCACCGACGCGCTCCTGCCGCGGGACGGCCAGATCCTGAAACAGCGTACCTACAAGCAGGGCGACCGCATTCGCGCCTATCTGCAGCAGGTGCGCCGGAGCCGCAGCGAGCTGGCGGAGGAGGAGGCGCAGGGCCGCTCCCGCTACCGCGACGCCCAGCTTATCCTGAGCCGGACCTGCAACGAATTTCTGGTCAAACTTTTCGAGCTGGAGGTGCCGGAGATTGCGGAGGGTACGGTCAAGATCATGGGTGTGAGTCGCGACCCGGGCTTTCGGGCCAAGATTGCCGTGTCCTCGTTGGAGTCGGATGTGGACCCGGTGGGCGCCTGCGTGGGCCTCAAGGGCTCCCGCGTGCAGAACGTGGTCCAGGAGCTGCAGGGCGAGCGCATCGACATCGTGCCCTGGAGTCCGGATCCGGTGAAGTATGTGTGCAATGCCCTGGCCCCGGCCCAGGTGAACATGGTGGAGGTGGATGACGAGCACAAGACGCTCCTGGTGGTGGTGCCGGATGATCAGCTTTCCCTGGCCATCGGCCGGCAGGGCCAGAACGTGCGGCTGGCCTACCGGCTTTTGGGCTGGCGCATTGACGTGAAGAGTCAGCAGCGGTACACCAATCTGGAAAATCCGGGCTACCGCAGCCTGCTGCTGGTGCAGGGCATTGATGAAAATCTGGCGGACCGGCTCTTTGCCGGCGGCATTCTGACCGCTGCCATGCTGGCCGAAAGCGATACCAACGAGCTGGTCCGGCTGCTCAAGGCGGACGAAGCGGTTGTCAGAGTGGTGCAGGAACGTGCCCGCGAGGTGGCGTCTCCGATACTGTCCGGGACGGAAGCGGCAGGGAGTGCGGCCTCGGGGGCAGAGGCCCTGGCCGGGCAGACCGAGGTCGAAAATGACAGGCCGGACGCGGAGCAGTCCGGCAGTGCCGCAACCGGGGCCTGA
- the rimP gene encoding ribosome maturation factor RimP: MSDPLVSRIAAQAGPLVAALGMELVETQFRLEGQRWVLRFFIDRAGGVTVDDCAAVSRRLDDWLEEEALIRHAYTLEVSSPGLERPLRKPEDFVRFAGRRVRLRLHRDEGQGKTLTGTLLGLENGEIALLMDNKEKLGLRMEQIARARLTLD; encoded by the coding sequence GTGTCCGATCCCCTTGTAAGCAGGATTGCCGCCCAGGCCGGCCCTTTGGTGGCGGCTCTGGGCATGGAGCTGGTGGAGACCCAGTTCCGTCTCGAAGGGCAGCGCTGGGTGCTCAGATTCTTTATCGACAGGGCAGGCGGCGTCACGGTGGACGACTGCGCGGCTGTGAGCCGCAGGCTGGACGACTGGCTGGAAGAGGAGGCGCTGATCAGGCATGCCTACACCCTGGAGGTGTCGTCGCCGGGGCTGGAGCGGCCGCTCAGAAAGCCGGAGGACTTCGTCCGCTTTGCCGGCAGGCGGGTGCGTCTCAGGCTGCACCGGGACGAGGGACAGGGCAAGACCCTGACCGGGACGCTTTTGGGCCTTGAGAACGGGGAGATAGCGCTTTTGATGGACAACAAGGAAAAACTCGGGCTGCGCATGGAACAGATTGCCAGGGCGCGTCTGACTCTGGATTGA